GAGATCTCTTATCTGAGTGGAATAGCTCACGCGACGAGCCTGTGGAAGACGATGGCCAAGACAACGGTTCAGACAACGGTTAGGTTTGTCGACAGCATCCCAATAGTTGGACATCATGTGAACCAGATTGCCCGATCGCATTCAGGGCCCTCCGGACGAACGATTATCGAGATCATATTTTCAATAAGCGAGGTGCCCAATGAAGAAACTGTCGGGGCTCAGACTGGCGATGCTGGTGTTCGCCGTGTTATTCACGGTGGGATGCGAGAAGGCTACGATTGCGGACATTCTGGCCGATTCCTCCAAGTACAAAGACAAGAAAGTTGGAGTGGTGGGAACCGTTACCACATCATTCGGCGTATTGAATATGGGCGGCTATGAGATTGAAGACAGCACGGGACGCATCTACGTGATCTCCAATCAAGGGGTGCCGGCCAAAGGGCAGCAGGTGGCTGTGGAGGGAACCGTCTTCACGGGCGCCATGGTAATGGGGCAGGCGGTTGGCGTAGCCATTCGCGAGACGCGGCATCGCGTGCGGTAACTTGGCCCCGCGACCTGGTTCTGTGAATGCTATAATCAACATTCATTCTTAGTTTCAGAGGACTTTCAACATGCAAAAGTGGCTCCTGGTAGCCGGGGCAGCAGTGCTACTCTCTTTCCTCGTGGCGTGCAGTCAGAGTCGGCAGCAGAGTTCTGAACAATCAAGCCAATCGACTCCGACCGAGCAAGCAGTTTCGACAGCAAAGGAAGCCGTGCAGGAGATGGAGGGATTCGCCATCGCCTTGGCGCCCACCAAAGACAACACCGCAACCGGCACCGTCATGCTCATGTCCATGGGCGACGGAGTCCACTTTTCTGGAATCATCTCGGGGCTTACGCCTGGTCCGCACGGGATGCACGTTCATGTAAATGGCGATTGCAGTGCGCCGGACGCGTCGAGCGCAGGAGGACATTTCAATCCCGATAATGCCGCACACGGAGCACCCAGCGCGACCCCTCATCAGGCCGGGGATCTCGGCAATATCATTGCGGGTGCGGATGGCCGCGCGGAGATTAACATTCATGCCAATGGCGTTTCGCTCGACAAGGGGAATTACTCAATTAGCGGGCGCGCTCTGATTGTACACACCGATGCAGATGACCTAACCACGCAGCCTACGGGCAACGCTGGAGCGCGGCTGGCTTGTGGCGTGATCAAGGCCGCGAATTAGAAAGTTGAAATTAAGGCGCAATGGAGATAACCAGAAGTAAGTACGCCAGAAGTAAGTACGATCGTCCGTTTAATAAACTTTCAGGAGGGAAAAAGCATGTTTCGTAAAGTGTGTTTGGGAGTGGCCTTGATGGTATTCGCCGCCGCTGGCCTGCGTGCGCAGAGCAGTATCGAGTTGAAGCCGACGCAGGGCAGCA
The Acidobacteriota bacterium genome window above contains:
- a CDS encoding superoxide dismutase family protein, which encodes MEGFAIALAPTKDNTATGTVMLMSMGDGVHFSGIISGLTPGPHGMHVHVNGDCSAPDASSAGGHFNPDNAAHGAPSATPHQAGDLGNIIAGADGRAEINIHANGVSLDKGNYSISGRALIVHTDADDLTTQPTGNAGARLACGVIKAAN